The Candidatus Zixiibacteriota bacterium genome has a segment encoding these proteins:
- a CDS encoding 50S ribosomal protein L11 methyltransferase: MNEVQPDRYIEARIDVPRPVADAVCNYIIDNLTRGMILEEEEGSAITGIIFYLPETFDPHYKERLTEYIQAISDDRTFEPTVREKLIKNVEWVQQYRESIRPLVVAGDVVVRPPWEQAPEGAFIEIVIEPKMAFGTGSHETTRSCMGVLRSRIRGGERFLDVGTGSGILSILADKLGAGYIKAIDYDEVAVENCRENFVINDVSAPHEVALGTISRADDDDPYDIVVANIIKSTILPWLDRLVALTARPGLLILSGLLESDVPEITGALAGLRQANVHVIEDNAWRTVVVERQ; the protein is encoded by the coding sequence ATGAACGAGGTACAACCGGATCGATATATCGAGGCGCGGATCGACGTCCCGCGCCCGGTGGCCGACGCCGTCTGCAACTACATCATCGACAATCTCACGCGCGGTATGATTCTCGAGGAGGAAGAGGGCTCCGCGATCACCGGGATTATTTTCTACCTGCCCGAGACATTCGACCCACACTACAAAGAACGGCTCACCGAATACATACAGGCCATCAGCGACGACCGCACTTTCGAGCCCACGGTCCGTGAGAAACTCATCAAAAACGTCGAGTGGGTTCAGCAATATCGTGAGTCGATACGCCCCCTCGTTGTGGCCGGCGACGTCGTTGTTCGCCCCCCGTGGGAGCAGGCTCCCGAGGGCGCGTTCATAGAAATAGTGATTGAGCCGAAGATGGCTTTCGGCACCGGGTCGCACGAAACGACCCGCTCGTGCATGGGTGTACTCCGGAGCCGGATCAGGGGCGGGGAACGGTTCCTTGATGTCGGGACCGGCTCGGGCATCCTGTCTATCCTTGCCGACAAGCTCGGTGCAGGCTATATCAAGGCGATCGACTACGACGAAGTCGCGGTGGAGAACTGCCGCGAGAATTTCGTGATCAACGACGTTTCGGCTCCCCACGAGGTCGCGCTCGGGACGATCAGCCGCGCCGATGACGACGACCCGTACGACATCGTCGTCGCCAACATCATCAAAAGCACTATTCTGCCCTGGCTGGATCGGCTGGTCGCGTTGACCGCTCGCCCCGGACTTCTGATCCTGTCCGGCCTGCTCGAATCCGATGTGCCGGAGATCACCGGCGCTCTCGCGGGGCTGCGCCAGGCCAACGTTCACGTAATCGAGGACAACGCCTGGCGCACCGTTGTCGTCGAGCGGCAGTAG
- a CDS encoding RsmE family RNA methyltransferase, which yields MTPPVFYAPPENVGDDQIVLPLDESRHARQVMRLTPGAIVMVVDGLGSAWRGEISGGDSMSVTVFIHQPLRNFGEPSVRLTLAVGLSQASKLDSIVQRGTELGVIRFVPVITAKSKVKLEDPKRARSRVTRLERVALAAMKQCRRSYRPEIAAPLPLTDYLADTDPESVRLVFHPARDARPLGEIGFPDSTRRVTALTGPEAGFAPDEIALARAAGFDVVGLGPRILRSETAAPVICALIMERLGEFS from the coding sequence ATGACGCCTCCTGTATTTTATGCCCCGCCCGAGAATGTCGGCGACGACCAGATCGTGTTGCCGCTCGATGAGTCCCGGCACGCCCGTCAGGTGATGCGCCTGACGCCCGGAGCGATTGTCATGGTCGTTGACGGCCTCGGATCGGCGTGGCGCGGCGAGATCAGCGGCGGCGACTCGATGTCGGTCACCGTGTTCATTCACCAGCCGCTTCGCAATTTCGGCGAACCAAGCGTGCGCCTGACGCTGGCAGTCGGACTGTCTCAGGCATCCAAGCTCGACAGTATCGTCCAACGGGGCACCGAGCTCGGCGTCATCAGGTTCGTGCCGGTGATTACGGCGAAGTCGAAGGTGAAGCTGGAGGATCCGAAGCGGGCGCGTTCTCGCGTAACCCGTCTCGAGCGTGTGGCGCTGGCCGCAATGAAACAGTGCCGGCGCAGTTACCGGCCGGAGATCGCGGCGCCGCTGCCGCTGACGGACTACCTCGCCGATACTGATCCTGAGTCCGTCAGACTTGTTTTTCACCCCGCTCGAGACGCTCGGCCGCTGGGCGAGATCGGTTTCCCCGACTCGACCCGTCGGGTGACGGCGCTCACGGGTCCGGAGGCGGGCTTCGCCCCCGATGAAATCGCGCTGGCACGCGCGGCCGGCTTCGACGTGGTCGGACTCGGGCCACGGATTCTCCGTTCCGAAACGGCGGCGCCCGTGATCTGCGCCCTCATCATGGAACGTCTCGGCGAGTTCAGCTAG
- a CDS encoding prepilin peptidase produces the protein MDTIYFVLVGVVGLCIGSFLNALIYRIPRQLSFVMNRSICPSCKAQLAWYHNIPLVSYAALRGKCAFCRARISVRYPLVEAANAALYLYFYWQLGFAPEFFVFAYLSSVLLAIFFIDLDFQIIPNLFTYSGVVLGLAVSFLPGGLTPVQSLIGFLVGGGALYLIAMLGDWLFKKESMGGGDIKMAAMLGAFLGWQQVLFVFIASAAIGLLVSIVVMMVSAKMRKERVIPFGPFLAGAAMLAILYGDRIIEYYLNTFVRIH, from the coding sequence ATGGATACCATCTATTTCGTACTGGTCGGCGTGGTCGGACTGTGTATCGGCTCGTTTTTGAACGCGCTGATCTACCGGATTCCGCGCCAGTTGTCGTTTGTCATGAACCGCTCGATCTGCCCTTCGTGCAAGGCGCAGCTCGCGTGGTATCACAACATTCCGCTCGTCAGTTACGCGGCGCTTCGCGGAAAATGCGCGTTCTGCCGCGCCCGGATTTCCGTCCGCTATCCGCTGGTGGAAGCGGCCAATGCCGCGTTGTACCTGTACTTTTACTGGCAGCTCGGTTTTGCGCCGGAGTTTTTCGTGTTTGCATACCTGTCATCGGTCCTGCTTGCGATCTTTTTCATCGATCTCGATTTTCAAATCATTCCAAACCTGTTTACGTACTCCGGAGTCGTGCTGGGACTCGCCGTTTCGTTTCTCCCGGGCGGACTGACGCCGGTCCAGTCGCTGATCGGTTTTTTGGTCGGCGGCGGGGCGCTGTACCTTATCGCCATGCTCGGTGACTGGCTGTTTAAAAAGGAGTCCATGGGTGGGGGAGATATCAAGATGGCGGCGATGCTGGGGGCTTTTCTCGGCTGGCAGCAGGTTCTCTTTGTTTTTATCGCGTCCGCCGCGATCGGCTTGCTGGTGTCTATCGTCGTGATGATGGTCTCCGCCAAAATGCGCAAAGAACGGGTCATTCCGTTCGGTCCGTTCCTTGCCGGCGCGGCGATGCTGGCGATCCTCTACGGTGACCGAATCATCGAATACTACCTCAACACCTTCGTGCGCATCCACTGA